Genomic window (Nicotiana sylvestris chromosome 7, ASM39365v2, whole genome shotgun sequence):
TTGGATCTCGAACTGCCGTCGATGATGCCTTGTTCGCTGACTATAAGCCCACCAATGCTTTTCTCTTCCCTGGACAGGTTTCAAtttcgtttttgtatttttttatgtcTCGTACTGGATTGgattgagaagaagaaaaatgtTTGTGTTGTATAATTGCTTTACTGGTTTGAAAATTTGCTAgcttttgtgatgattttggGTGCCTTTTATGCCTAATTCTGTTGTTCACTAGTCTAATTACTTGATTAGCATTTGTTGCAGAATCTGAAATTTTGATAATTACTCCCTCTCTTTTTCTCCAACATGATAATTACTCCCTTTGTCCCATATTAAGTGTCACACTTTACTTTTTTGTTTGTCCCCAAAAGAACAACAATTTTCTATATTTAggaacaatttaactttaaaaaaattatcattttaccATTTTAGTCTAAGACGTGTTTTAGACCCCAAGTTTCAAGagcctttctttattttttaagtCAAACAACGGAGACGGTACTTGATAAGTATTTCGTCTCTTCTTTATCTTACATTTCTGCTACTTGATTAGATTTTGAATGGAAAAAGGAAAGTCTATGTTGTACAATTGCTTTACTTCTTCAAGTGATTCGAAGTTAGGTTGAAAGTTTGCTAGCTTTGAGATCATTTTGTGTGGAATTTATGTTAATTCTATATTCAGTTGTCTAGTCACTTGATTGGTGCTTCTTGCCGATTTAAATGACGataattatttaataaattttctgtCTCTTCATCTTAAATACGTTGTATAATTGCTTTGTTGCATCAACTGATTTTTGAAAATATGTTGGAAAATTTGCTTGCTTTAGATTCATTTTATGTGCGATTTGTGCTAATTCATTTTGTCTAGTTACTTGATTAGCATTCTTGCtgaatcaaaatgatcataatcaCTTGATAAGTATTTGTGCCTAAGAATGCTAGAATAATGTTTTCTTCAACATGGTGTAATGTAACCAGAGAAAGGCAGACATTGACTGAAGCTAGGAATATTATCATTTTAGTATTTCCAGATAATATGCAGTAAATTAGTGCCATCATGCTTCAACTTTGACCAGGTTCAATTACTCCGGCTACCTTCAAGCAGCTATAGTTCAAACCTATCTACCCATTGTTAATTTAGTGAATATCGGGTCTTTGGTTAAGTAGCTCTTGGTCATTACTGTAGATGACTAATTTCTAGAACAGTCGTGTCACTAAGATCACAATTATCCGATTAGTGGAGCTTCCGTAAAGTTCGTAGAAAACTATTTTATCTGCACTATACTTCTGCAGGGGGCACAATCTGTTGGAATGGGTGCAGAGGCTCAGAAGGTGCCTGCTGCAGCTGAATTATACAAGAGAGCAAATGAAATTATGGGGTAAATACATTGGTTCAAGTCTCCTAAAATTCGTTAGTCAACATTCTCAGAAGGTTGCTTAATCGCACAAATGCATCTGcagtttatcttcttcttttttcccctAAAAAATCTTCATATTGTGTTTTTCTAATATTCAGGATTGAGGCGTAGCTGGTTAATGATGTTTTGATtgatacaaacaacaatgactaTGCCTCAGTCCCAAATAAGTCGTGAAGTCGGGGTCGTTTATCTGAGTCCTCACTGACCATGTTACTCAATTTAAACTCATCTCAGGCCAATATTAcataaattgaaaataaaaataaagtcaaAAAGTACTAGAAGTTCTTTATATTTTCTATAACGTATATATCTCTGAAAGGCTAAACAATTCCTAGAAAAGCATACGCATAAAGTAAAAGCTCTAACATAACCAAAACATATTTTCAACTACAAGGTATGTCCTGTATAGATCTTTTTCTTTCCTTGTGTCTTATATTTTGGTAAGTCTGCATGGATCCCAAGAAATTATATGTCCTTTGGTACAACTTCCTTCCGAGTGATTTTAGGTCTACCTCATACCCTTTTAACACTTCCACTCACCAATGATTTCACATTTACTGGACGGTGTATCTGGTGGTGACGCAGGACATGACCATACCTTGTCAAGCGAACTCTCATTTTATCCTTGATGTGTACTACTTGAACCTTCTTGAAATGTGGTCATTTCTGACTTTCTCTAGTCTAGATGTGTTCATTGATAATCAAgcattttattttaatattccTTTATTCTTGGTTTACAGGTTTGACCTTTTGGATATATGTATTAATGGTCCTAAAGAGAAGTTAGACTCCACTGTTTTAAGTCAGGTATTCTTTCATTAATCATTTCATCATTTTCCTTTTGGTTTGCTCCACATATCCTGTTTGGTATTGGGGTCTTATAGAATGACTTCCTAATAGTTACAACATATTGATTAATAAACAATATGCAGAAAAGGAAAGTAGAAGGCTTCTGTAATATATGCACATTTTGCTGTTAATGCATGCCTTTGTTTTTTGCTTTGCTCCTCCCAGAGATGATTTTATGGATGTTCTTTGTGATGACAATAGGATATAACTTTAACATCAATTTTTGACTAGCTCATAACTTACTTATTCCCAGCCAGCTATCTATGTCACTAGCTTAGCTGCAGTAGAGATACTCCGTGCTCGTGAGGGCGGTCAGCAAATAATTGATTCTGTTGATGTGACGTGTGGTCTAAGCTTGGGCGAATACACTGCTCTGGCGTTTGCAGGAGCTTTCAGGTTGCTACCCTGCATAACCTTATGGAAAGACATACATTAGGAGTTGCTTATGTATTAGATGTTACTTTTTTAATCCTTCAGTGTTTACCACTCTTTTAAATGCAAGTACTTAAATTTCATTATTGTCCCCATTGATCTATTGCCTCTGCCAGTTTCGAGGATGGGCTTAAGCTGGTCAAGCTAAGAGGAGAAGCTATGCAGGTAATGCTCAACAATCCAatgacaaaaaaatatatatcttgCATGGAACTCTAAAAATATCTACTCTTTCCCTTACCTTCAGGACGCTGCTGATGCTGCAAAAAGTGCAATGGTTAGTATAATTGGACTGGACTCTGAGAAGGTACAAAAACTGTGTGATGCAGCTAATGAGGAAGTTGATGAAGCAAACAAAGTTCAGATTGCAAATTTCTTGTGCACTGTGAGTTTTTTCAAATGCTCTGTAACCAGACTAAATTCCATATTTAATATACATTTTGCAATATTGCACCTGGCTAAGCATTTTCCTGTTTTGTTGTTGACATTGTATATTTTTGTAGGGAAATTATGCAGTCTCCGGAGGTCTTAAAGGAGTGGAAGTGGTAGAAGCAAAAGCAAAATCATTCAAAGCTCGAATGACGGTATTTCCTTTCTCTCCAAATGCTGTAGTTTTGGCTGCCAACTGCCAATGGTGTTCGCATCTTAACATTGGATTTTGATTGTTCCAGGTACGTCTAGCTGTTGCTGGTGCTTTCCATACAAGTTTTATGAATCCAGCTGTCTCAAGACTAGAAGCTGCTCTAGGTGCAACAGAGATCAGAACTCCCAGAATACCAGTAATATCAAATGTTGACGCGCAACCACATGCAGATCCAGacacaattaagaaaatattagcTCGCCAGGTAAGAATACAAACAGTATATCCACAGCATTAAGTTAATTAATTATGGATGGACACAATCTATCTATGAATGTTGATTTGCCGTGTTTGAGTTATGCAGGTGACTTCACCAGTTCAATGGGAGACCACAGTGAAAACCCTCCTAACAAAAGGGCTAAAGAAGAGCTATGAATTAGGACCTGGAAAGGTGAGACCTATAACACTCAGAAATCTTCAGTTAACTGCTATACCTGATTAGGCGACTTTGATTTAAAAATCACTATGGTCAGAGAGGCAGCTTATGGCTTTATAACCAATGGTGTAATCTTCAGCAAGTGCTTGTTTTGGAATCTTATGTTTCAGGTTATTGCCGGTATTGTGAAGAGGATGGACAAAGGTGTTGTGATTGAAAACATCGGCGCCTGAGCTTTGCATTAAGGATATCATCCGTGCTTATTCTTTGAGCGACTTCGAGCTTCAGTTGTTGAATGTTAATGGCAGTATGGGCTTTCGATGGATATTGATGCGGTGAAACCGTACATATTCTATGCAAGTGTTATTGTTAAATCAATGTTTATGGTTGTCCTggtaatttttctttctttaatgtgAATCTGGGCAGAGAAGTAAGCTCAGCAGACCATGAGATAGTGTTGCCTTTTCCGAGTGAGAATAGAATAATTAAATTCATTGTGCTTTGTGCTGACGATTTGGAAGTTTACAAGCAAGATAAAATAACTGTGCTAGCTCGGTAACGAGGATAGGTACATGAGATTTCAAGCGAAAACGGATAGTTAAAACTGCATCTGAGGCAGATTGATCAAAAACTATAAGGTCCTGCTTATACTACAAATAAATTCCGCTCATCAGTGCTCCTAATTTTTTTCTATGAAAAAACATATCGAAgaacacaggtgctccaatctccgtATATTATGTTAGGATTTTccactatttttcaatgactttgcaaacgatgactatttttcaattaccagttcgaaaactggctagcccgtgctatttttatcAGAATGTATTCCGTCAATTTTTCCACGGAAACTTTACCAGACTAAGTTCGTTAATAGTTACCAATTTATACTAAAGTAGTACTATTTGTTAATCTTTTTTTCGGTCAATCTTAACAAAGATCATTCCGCAATTTAATTGTAAATAAATGACAGTTCCAAGTGTTGAGAGTTGCACACAAATAGAGAATCCAATACATCAGTCCATCATTGCATCAAATAGCAATTTATCCAGCAAAAGGATGAGCAACAGGTAACATAAAGTACTCACTGAAAAGTCGAACCAAGTTAGCGCAGTGACAAGTACTGTTAAAATTTCTTTCTTCCTGAAAAAATGCGCTCCAGAAACAGCGAGAAGATATTGTTAATATTCCTATGAATggatttcaatttataaaaccAGAAATGATCGTCTCAAGGTTGAACATACACCGTGTTATCAGGTATACTGATTACGATCAATGTTTGTTGCTACATTTTCGTTATAccaatataattataaaatgacTTTCTTTCAATTGATATTGTAGATGTAGTTGGTTGTCTATATGGTATCGGCGACATGGAGAGTGTTGGACACAAGTGGAAAAAAAGGGACATCCAAGTTATAACTGATTAGTAAGCCACTTAACTCATTTGAAGGAGTGAAAAAGGACTATCTATTTGTTGTTAAGCTTATCAAAGAAGATGACATACAATATCATGATCTTAGGGCTAGATTGCAGATACAATGGGTTTGAAGCCAACAAGAAAAATATCATACACATCAAGAGAGAGACAACCAAATATACTGACTTTCTCGCAAATGAAGATCACAGACATAAAGAAGATCTACTAGTATGAGAAGAGGCGAAAAAAGAGGTGGAGTTTTTGTTTCTGGTAGATTTAAGCAATGTAACTTACATGAGATTTTGATATTTCTATTTAGTATTTCCTAAcgtatcaaaaaaagaaaaaaaaatagaactaTAAATGATgatgtccaaaattatcatagGCAATTATTAGGATGAGGTTGGTACTTGGTAGTAGTAAGCGGCCCGTCTCATATTACAGGGGTGAACCTATCATAAGGTCCTTTGCCAATAATCATGCAATATTTAATCTTCAAATTAGTAAACCATATCCAACATATTCTTTTTGGAATTTCAAAACAGGAATAATATATCTTATGAATTCCTTTCTTAGTGATTCAGCTTTCTATCTTACAAAAGATAAAGAGCTGCTTTATATGTCACTTCAGTAAGGTTTAGATTAGATGTTCAACTCATTTCATCAATTCGTTTCGCAATTCAAATAAATTTGTTTTCCTATTTGTTGTACGATTTTCGTTAACACTTTGATCTAAATAAAGGCCTCTTTAGTTTTTTGAATTATGTTCATTACCATGACATAATGCCATTTTTTTTAATATGTTGCTTTTGGAGGCCCCTTCAGTTTAGTAAAGATTCTATTAGTAGTTGTTTAAGACTGGTATGAAAATTCAAGCTGCAGCTCTTTGGATAAAGTTATGATTCATTCTACATTTAAATGTTCATATGTACACTTACATGTGTTAGCGGACATTTTGTTTACTTATTGGATAGTACAGAAGATTCAACTCTTTGAAGTATAACAGTTTCTTCTCCATCTCCAATTGAGACAGTGGAATCAGTACGCGTACCATCAGTTGACAGGCTTTGAGTCTGCCAGAAGTGACTTCTCATCGATCTGAATCCTGAACCGGTTGTTGAAATCCCTGGATCAGAAAGGACATCTTGAACGAGAGTTTGGCCTTCAAGCATGCTTACCACTTGAGACATTGTTGGTCTAAGTGTTGGAGATGCATTAGTGCATGAAAGTGCAACATTTAGTACCACCATTGCTTCTTGTGCTGAGTAGTTGGAACCTAAGTCTGGATCAACCAATTCCAATATACTTCCGCGCTCTTGCATAACATAAGCCTAACCCaaatagatcaaaatatataACAGTTAATGTACTGGGAAAATATGACATGCTAAGCAAATTTTGAGAAGTTCTTTTGAGTCTGAACGTTCAAGTTGATGTAGGGAACAATAATAATATGTCATTACTCAGTTTTAATTAACATGTTCTGGTTTAACATGAAAGTAGAAGGGGATGTCCTTAAGGATGATGGAAGCAAAAAATACTCAATCTTAAGAGGGAAAAAACAGTTACCCAGTCAAGAAGATAAACACAATCTTCCGCTGGCCTATAATTTGTATTGCTTTTCCCACTAACAATCTCCAATGCAACAACTCCATAGCTGTAAATATCTGCTTTACTAGTTAAGTAGCCGCGCATTGCATATTCTGGAGCCATGTAACCCCTGTATCATCAAATAACCGAAGAAGTTCCAACATATCAGATCTTGGGTTCCTCGCCATTAATACAGTTACTTGCTAATTTAAAGAGTTTTCTGACTTAAGCAACCTCCACATTTCTTAAGATTTGAAGTAGCAATAAGATATCTGGTTCACTAATAGCTCTTTTGAATTCCAAAATAGGAAATTATGATTAAACTAAGTGAGATGTCATGGCGCTAATAATTAGTAAACCAAGGAGTTACATGGTAGGGAAAGAGAGGTGGATTTACACTGATAAATAAAGTTTTATATTACTACTCTATAATGGCTGTTTAATATCTGGAAAAAGCTATATTTCTCTAGGTAAGTAAGAAGTTCTTGGCTTGTTTACTTTTTAGCAGATTATACCTGCAAAATTGCTGTGTGATGAGAACAGTACCATGATTGTTTCAAAATACATGAGAGGATTAAATGTCAAACCATTTTCTCTAAGTACGTATCAACCAAAGATCGTTCTAATGGTATTGGAACAAGAGGAACTAGTTTCATCATACTTACACAGTTCCTGCAATCCGTGTACTAATATGGGTATTATCATCCTCATGGAGCTTCGCCAAGCCAAAATCTGATATTTTAGGATTGAAGTCCTTGTCAAGCAAAATATTACTGGTCTTGATATCTCTGTGGACTATCTTCATGCTTGACTCCTCATGAAGGTACGCTAAACCTCTTGCAATTCCTAGGCAAATTTTCCTTCGTGTCGGCCAGTCTAATTTCATTTTGCAGATTGGTCCTTTGCCTAATGTacgagaaagataaaagaaaagaaaagaaaagaaaagcaagaaTAGATCAGCTCAGTAAGATAAACAATGTCAAGTGCATAAGCAGCAGACATATTTTGGGTGATCACAGGATGGAAGTATTTACCAAAAAGAGCACGAGATACACAGTTATTTTCCATGTACTCGTACACTAATAATAATTGATTTCCTTGAATGCAACATCCATAAAGCTTTACGAGATTCGGATGCTGTACTGCAGATATCATACCTACTTCATTCAAAAATTCTCTAGTTCCTTGTTTTGACTTTGAAGAAAGTTGCTTCACTGCTATTAATGTTCCATCAGATAATAGACCCTGTATAAAAGAATCATGATTCAAAATGCAGTTCACAGTTGAGCAGCTTATGGTCAACTTAAGCTGGCAAGATGACAAATTGACAATAAGCTGTGACATGCTAAGTTACTGGAGATAGTACACCTTGATTGAAATGAACCCCACATATTTTACTCATAACAACAAGAAATCTGCATCTCTATTGAAGGAAAATGATCAGTAAATTCCACGTGACTTGGCTATAGCAATATATATGGTGATAGAAGTGTGAAGACTCCTATTACAGAAAAAGTTTACACATCCATTGAAGGTCTCTGGAATTATAGACTTTTAGGCTTTCATTTTCTCTTCTAAGAGGCATGTTCACTATGCCATTATGATGCTGATATTTATAGTTATATATGGTGATCTAATATGTTCTGGGAAAGATGATTACCTTATAAACTGAACCGAAACCACCTTCCCCTATCTTGTTTGCTGGGTCAAAATTCTTTGTCGCGGCTTTAATCTGTCTGAGAGTAAATAGTCCAGCTTGTAGATCCAGTCCTTGAAGTTCTGTTCAAGAGGAAAAGTATCTCAGTGGGAGGTAATGGCTATAACACTACTATATTTCTTTCGAGGTTCATATAGGACCTGGTCAAGTTCTTCAGACCATTAATGATTTTGAAAGCCTAAATTGGTTGATGAGATGAACGAGTCAAAAGAATGTAAAGTATAACTTCACGTATTTAAGGTGATATACTTTGGTAAGAAGTAAAATAATAGCTAGAACGTATTCATCTAGCTCAGTATTTAACTTAAAATATTGTACAAAAGCATTATATTCTTTGTTGTATGTGCCAGTGGGTGCATGTCTGGCTATCTAGCCATCACATATCCATATTTATTTTGGTTGTGTACCCAAGAATGTAACAGTCAATtgtattttgaaagtatctggaCACAAGATAAACAACCACTGAACTCAGAATGATTTGATAAACAAAGTTAACAGGATTATGGTCAAATTATCAAAGGAGGATAATGGAGTAGAGTTGCGGTAGGTTAACAGTCTATAAAAGAAGGTTGTAATCAAATGATTTAATATGAATGACATTCCTGGTACAGAGAAGGTTAAAGAATATTTTTGTT
Coding sequences:
- the LOC104248364 gene encoding uncharacterized protein, with the protein product MHAFLRQHQHHPLSRLPLPSTQSHAQSIFTMSSSSSLLLPSISLHNRAPLSLSSSNCFLSSNGIRRFSRIHLDKSRVFMSVSVGSRTAVDDALFADYKPTNAFLFPGQGAQSVGMGAEAQKVPAAAELYKRANEIMGFDLLDICINGPKEKLDSTVLSQPAIYVTSLAAVEILRAREGGQQIIDSVDVTCGLSLGEYTALAFAGAFSFEDGLKLVKLRGEAMQDAADAAKSAMVSIIGLDSEKVQKLCDAANEEVDEANKVQIANFLCTGNYAVSGGLKGVEVVEAKAKSFKARMTVRLAVAGAFHTSFMNPAVSRLEAALGATEIRTPRIPVISNVDAQPHADPDTIKKILARQVTSPVQWETTVKTLLTKGLKKSYELGPGKVIAGIVKRMDKGVVIENIGA